The DNA sequence CTCGACCTGCTCGGAGTGCAGACGGTTCGCTGCTTTCACGATCGGCACATCCGAAGCGAGCCGCCTGCAGGTGCTGCGATCGCCGAGAAACTGGTAGACGCGGAGATGGAAGCGCCCAGCCTCGACCTCCGGCAGGAACCGTTCGATCACGACCGCCGGATCTTCCCACAACTCCGGTGGCACGAGGCCAGCGCGCTGGTAGAGGCGATACGACTGCCAGCCGCCGGGAATCGAGCCGCCCAGCCACGACCGATGAAGCCGCCCGAGAACACCTCCCGCGCGCGCCCACCTCAACGCACGCGGAGTCCCGAGCCGCCGTTCGGGTTCGCCGCCGTAGTTCAGATCGGATTTCACGATCACGGGGCCATTCCATTGGTCGTGCGCGCTGACAAGCTGTTCGCTGATCCTGGATTTTCTGATGTCCTTTACCCGGTGGTTGATCGCCGCCGGGTAACGGGACGCCAGTTCCAGGTACTCGTCCGGCACTACCGAGAGATCGACGTGCACGAACAGAACGTCCGCCGGAACGTAGCGCCTGGTCCCGCGCAGCATCGTCACCCTGTGACCTGAGGCCCGCCAGCGGTCGGCCAGGTGAAACACCACACTGGACCGCAGATCCTTGCGAAGGCTCCGCGCGTGGAACAGCACCGCGATGTGCTTCTGGTCCCTCACGAATCGATCGGCATGACGGGCTGCCAAGCGCCAGCCAGCGCTCAGACCTTCTCCCAGTCGGCACGAACGAATGCAAGTTGCCAGTTCATGCGCACCCCGTGCTGCTCTTGCTCGATCCCGAGATAATCAACCAGTCCTCGCCAGATCTCGTCGTCGTCTCCCAGATCGAGCCGGAACAGGTCGCGGCAGAACCGGATAGCGGTTGCCGTGTCAGGATACGACCAGTGGAACGGGGTCACTTCGTAGTCCACGACCCGAAACCCCGCCTGCTCGATGCTTGCGATTTCCACGTTGCGGTCCAGGAACCTCGCCTCGTGCCCCTGTGAACTGTATCGGTTGACGAACCGATCGAGAAACGCGGCTGCCGGAGTCCCATCTTCCACGTCGCCGATGATCAGCCGTCCACCGGGCGCAAGTACTCGATGACACTCCCGGTAAAACACACCACGCCCGACGATCACATGATGCAGCGCCGCTAGCGTCAGCACGACGTTCACCTCTCCATTCGCGAACGGAAGTTGGTCCCAGTTTCCGTAAAGAATGGTGGGGTCACCCTCAAGGTAATCGGAAACATGCTCTACCGGCCGAAGGATGGCCCCGGGTGCAATCTCGTCGAGATGCGGACACAGGTAGGAACCACCACTCGGAAAGTCGACGACGATCTCGCCCGATCCGGGTGCCGCGAGTTCCAGCGGCCGCCGGAACTCGAACTCCCGTGCCCGGGGGCAATATTCCATCGCCCGGTGATAACTGGCGCCATCCCGCCGCTTCACATGCTCAGTCACCTGCATCACGCGCACCACACCCCTCAGAGGCCCCGGAGCCGACCACGCCGCCACGGAGCCGTTGTCTCGCGGCTGCACCGGCTGTCCCA is a window from the Thioalkalivibrio paradoxus ARh 1 genome containing:
- a CDS encoding class I SAM-dependent methyltransferase, with amino-acid sequence MQVTEHVKRRDGASYHRAMEYCPRAREFEFRRPLELAAPGSGEIVVDFPSGGSYLCPHLDEIAPGAILRPVEHVSDYLEGDPTILYGNWDQLPFANGEVNVVLTLAALHHVIVGRGVFYRECHRVLAPGGRLIIGDVEDGTPAAAFLDRFVNRYSSQGHEARFLDRNVEIASIEQAGFRVVDYEVTPFHWSYPDTATAIRFCRDLFRLDLGDDDEIWRGLVDYLGIEQEQHGVRMNWQLAFVRADWEKV